The Vitis vinifera cultivar Pinot Noir 40024 chromosome 1, ASM3070453v1 DNA segment ATGGTAGTGGCACTAACAGACTCATATTCTATTTGATATGTGGTGTGGCGGTGTTTGATGTGGAGGCCAGGTGTGGAGATATCACCACTCTGCTCCTATTCTGGGGAAAACCTAGAAGCCATCTGCCGTGGAAGAACATTTCACGCTCCTTGTGAAATCTCATTCTAGAGTAAGCTGTTTTCCTGTGGTGTTGATTTTATATGTGGGGTTGGTTACATTTTTGAACTGAAGCTGGGAATGGATGAGAGCCATCCGTCTCGTAGCTGAGTGGGTGGTAAAGTGCTTCTTTTTCATGGATTCAAAAGGTTTTGGAATAATGTTGAGCATGATGGTGGATTGGTGTAGTTGTAGGCAATTTATATATATCGTCCAGTTTCACTTCtcttttatattcaaataatcGTGCCACATCTCATTGTGTTCGCTAGTATGGCCACTTCAAATCCTTTGTCACGTTTTTTTGGTTAAACTAACCTGGTCtgcaaaatttttttatgttctgCCTACTTCGATGAAGCTATGAAGCTCAAAAGCAGATAGCCCCTTGGGAGAACGTTTGGTTCTCAGTAAGTTTAAGgtaaaataggaaaaagaaatagaaagaaaaattttaacttttttttttcctcatttgattgctcataaaaaaattgagaaaaaaaaattttaatttatgagatgtacttttcctgtttttcaaaataatttttttagtaaataatatttatcaaacacAGTTTTCTGTAACCTCTCGTAAggaatgagaaagaaaaagttaGGGTAGGAATTGTTTGATTAATAACAAAATGTATGTAAGAAAAAGttgaatttaaagttattttgtattgtCAGTGAGGGATCAGATACTCGCACTAAGCCTCCGCTTTATGTTCTGGCTGATTTCAAGGCCCTAAGTTGAAATTGGGCTAGGTCAAAGATAAGCTAGCGCGAGCCCAACTGAAGATAGCCCAAATATTTAAATGGGCTTTGTTGAATGGAAATCAAGCCGACAAGAGAAcaccaaattataaaattactgCAAATCCAGACATGATAAAGATTTCAAAACAGAAACACCCAAACTCCAAATTCGATACTTTTTACTTTATAACTTACCATTGAAACAGAACGCCTGAATCTTGAAAGGAACCTGGCAATGGCAATAAACCACCGTTAAAGTGAGTCAATTCACAAAGAGCCTAATTGAGAGTGATACTGATTAAGATGTGTGATTGATACACACATGTTTTTCTAAATAGTACTCTAATTGAAAATGCCATTCCCATATGAGATACAAGAGGAATAGGTTAttgaactcaaatatgaaaaatagtttaaaaatagtttttttaacttattctttataaaaatactATGCAtagacatttttaaaatattctccatatttccaattgttttttataatattatacacAAATAGCTAAAAACGCTTAtaatttgttttagaaaacaattttaaattttttctaccAGAAGTTTGacaaatatatttaagttaGAAAACTGTCCAAACAGTGccaatgttaaaaaaataaaaaaataaaaatgattgttcacgaatcaattaaaattatagaGAATGAAATTCTAGTGGTCCATCAACAAATATAAGAGGttatatttttgtttggatATTGGCATCCTCATCTTCAATAATAATAGACTGCATGGTACCCATCAGGGTATCCGAGACTAGGAAGAGTGTGATCAAATATAAGAGGTCTTTTTTTAATATGCACTTATGAGGACCACGAAAATCAAAGGTTATCTTTGGCCTTGTGGGAAACTACTCCTACACTAAATGGCATGACAATCAAACATCATTTATTTGGAAGAGTGTGatcaattccaaagtttttTACAGTATAAATCCACTGAAGAATGAGGAGATGAAAGTGTACTCACAATAGATCCAGGGATCAGCCATGGCGGAAACTTCTTTCCCCAGAAAACAAATCCTCCATGAATGTTCAACAATAAGGCGGTACCCCAAGCAGCGGTTCCATGCCAGCCAACTGATGCCGAAGGAAACTGTAAACCGATTCAGTTGTCGTAGCAGCTATTCGCACAACTACTCCTATTCCCTGCACACACCACCATGAAATATGCTATGATCATCATCCACCCGGAATGCATCAAACATGAAAGTAAACCTGCAATTAGATCTTGATATCCATCAAGCAAAAAAAAGTGAAGACGCGAAGTTCTCATTGAAATTTCTCAtgaataaatcatttttagacTATGGTAGAGACATCCGATAAAAATACCTTAGGACCAAAAGGACTGCAAGAAGCAATAAAAGTAGGTTTTAGCAAGCGGTGATCAGAACTTCTGTGGCGTCCTGTGGCAGTAGAAGGAAAGCGTAATTGCTCAGACATCATCCTCTTAACATCTTCTTGAACTTGGTTCTGGATGTGTTTCAACGTTGGCCTACATCCAGGTGACCATTAACAATAAGTGATTTACCCAAATCAAAGAAACATGTAAAGTGCGGAATCATTAATACAAGATGAGTAAGGTCGGAACAAGTTAAAATCCACAATGAAGAACTGACCCTAAGAGTACGAGCATTGCAATTACTTGGTAATCCTTCATGCGTTCAGCAATAGAAGAGACGCTTCCTTGCTCCAGCAATACCTGCATTCGAAAGTAAGACCATTTTACAAGAAGGGATGAGATGATGCAGTATAATGTCCATATGAACAAAGCTCAAACCTGCATTTCCTTGTGTCTAAAATGGCAAATAAAGTATCTTCATACAGAATTCAGAAAAGGAATCTTTCAAATCTGAAAGAATGGTGTAATGGGATATGAGCAAACTGTTAGGATTTCCATCAGAAATGGACTAATATGAGCTCAAGACTCCAAAAGACTCGAAAAGACATGCATAGAGTTGGTAAGAAAAGATTCAAATTGAgtgaattatgaaaatatggAGTTTATAGTCTGTAATTCTGCAACCTGCAAGTCAACAATTGGACTGACACTCTGTTATCTTCTCATTAAACAGAATGACAAGTTACCACAAGTCTAAGCCATATATGAGATCATATTCAGCAGTTTTGATAATGAAGTCATGGTCTACATCGAAGGTGATCATAATTTCAGTTGTAAATTTCCattaaaatggaaaacaaatgaaaatgattgatgAGGAACTTCCAAATTGCTGTCATATCTCTTTCACTGGCCAAGCTGTTAATAAGCATTAGCATATTCCATATCCAGAGAAATTTAAAAAGCATCAGAGACGATAATATTACCGTATCAAGAAACAAAGGCTGATCATCTAGGAAAATGTGGTTGGAGCTCTTGTAAAGTTCAAAATCCCACTTTTCTCCGGTTGCATGGCGTCCACTGGTAATCCAATCAACAATAACCAGGCATGAATCAGAGAACACTCTGAAGACCTGCTTCTGAGAGTATCTTGCAGTAGAAAAACATGTCACTGGATCCGGAATGATGGCCAAAAGGGCATTGCTTCCAATTCTCGCCTACTGCACGGCATCAATTAGCCGCTGTTACTACTAACAATAGCAGAAAACAATGATTTGTTCGTCTTTTTTTAGCTATTTAGCCTGGAAAGACTATTACCTCCAAGACTTGTTCTGAGCATTTTGATCCTACAGACTTGTACACCTACACTAAAATGAAGTTACAGAAATAAGAGCCCAATTTCTACAAAGCGTGAGAAATAGCCCATATGGTCATTCAGAAAATGCAGGAGAAggagagaaaataaatttgtcCATTTCAGATTTCCTTTGTTTGAACCCTAAACATAAACAGCTCCACTTAACTAACCctaatagaaatttttatattttcttttcttttcctgagTTTTCTCATCCACCAAACAGGGGCCAATGTTCCATAACCAAGAATTCAAATGCAATCAATAACCCATTAACCcaacccacaaaaaaaaaacaaaacacctTAGTGGAAGCTTGGGTTGTCAAGACTGTGGTACAACCATCTCCTATGGTAAATCCACATGAAATGGAATCTCCCTACACCCAAtatgacattaataaaaaaatattagccAAAATTACAATTCACAGACTGATAAAGGGAaagaggaattgagaaatgaagGAACATACAGAGACTATGCCACCACCATAGGTGAGGCTGTAAATCCAAACAGCATCAGTTATGGAGGAACCCACCTGCACACAAATCAAAACCAATCATCATGATGATGGACTGATGATAATCAAGATTAATAAGGGACGGTTGAGATGAATTGAGAGGTAACCTTTCTGGGTATTATGAATTTCAGGGGATACTTTGAGAAGCATCTTGTCACCGTTGATCTGCCCCCTATCTTCTCCACTGCTACAAAACCCGTTTCCATTTCTTCCCTCTGCTTGGTTCCCgagaaaatgggggaaaaagAAAACGGAAGTGAAATTACTGTGTGACAGTGTGTACAGAGGAATGTAATCACATTGGGCCAAGTTGAAGTCCAAGGTGCAAAATTATTGGGCCTTTATTGGGCTGATATGGGCCTGAGGCCGGAAATGAAGCCCATTAGCCCTTTTCCCTCTAGGGCTCTTCTGGGATCTTCATCGTCTACCAATTTCAAGGTGCAGTCTCAATCCCGCTACAAATTTCTTCAAACCCACTAATTTGATTCGAAAAACCAATAAACAAAAAGATGGGTATGTTGTAGGGTGAAATTTGCATCTGAatgaaatcaatttcatttgaaaatgagCTTGATTACGAGATCATCAAGGCACCATTTTCTCTCCACTTTCTGTAGAAACTCAGCGATTTTCTCGAGAAAACTGAGCCAGGCCGCTGCCAACAAGGTCGACGATGAGTCCGAAGAAGAAGTAGAAATCGACCAAAGAAGGCTTCCAGCCGATTACGACCCGGCAAACTTCGACCCCACCCAGCACCGGAGCCCACCCACCGCCAGAGTCTTCAGGCTCGTTGACGAAATCGCCGGGCTCACGCTCGTCGAAGTGGCTGAGCTCTCCTCGATTCTAAGGAAGAAGCTGGGCATGAAGGAACCCCCAGTTGTTGCGATCATGAAACCTGGGGCGGCGGCTGCTGTTTCAGGCGGGGGAATGAAGGCGGCGTCGGCGGCCAAAGAGGAGAAGAAGCCGGAGAAGACTGTGTTCGAACTGAAGCTTGAATCATATGAGGCGGCTTCGAAGATCAAGATAATTAAGGAGGTTAGAAGTTTTACTGATTTGGGTCTCAAAGAAGCCAAGGATTTAGTGGAGAAGGCGCCGTCTGTACTGAAGGCTGGAGTGTCCAAGGAAGAGGGTGAGCAACTTGTGGAAAAATTAAAGGCTCTGGGTGCCAAAGTCGTTCTGGAATGAATGGGTAATTCGTTTTTCTCTTTGAAGTTTCCGGATTTTTGTTATTGTGTTCATCTCTTAGCTGAGAAAGCTGCAACTCTTTATTCAAAATGCTCCACTTCACCTAGATTCTGCGACACAACACTCATTACCAGAGctttccattattttctttttcattttcctgaAGGATATATGATAATGACGTGAGAAGTGGAATTTTTTTAGTTGTATTTTGAATAATATAGTTTTGACATTTTCATTTGGTGAAGATCACCTGGTAGACACCTTGTTGTTTGTCATGAGATGTGCTTGTTAATGGTGGAAGAATTGGTGTCTCCTTTATTTGCATAGAGTGGATTCAGATGGGCATAATGACTGTCAATTACCATGAATGATTTCCTTTGAAATATCAGATGAAGTCATTTAGTTTGATTCTTTGACAGAAGTTTACACGTTCTATACCAGAGTGAATCCCGAACGGAATGTTTCATCTACCTGAATGTGGCTCTGTGGTGCTTTGAATTCTTGTCTAGGttctgcctttttcttttttttttggtggttttAGGTTTAATTTTCGCTGCCATagacagttttttttttaagagattgGGAGctagttttctaaaaatgagATTCAATCTTTGTTTTGATCCATTTTTAACAGCTTTATATACATATTTGCTGCTTCAGATTCAATCCATTCATTTTTGTTCATTACTTCTCTTGTGCAATCCAAAAATGGCATAGCCAACACCCCTGCCAACATCCTGTGTTGTGTTACATGTATTTGAATCAAGGCGCTGCCCTAACCTTTGGAACTCCTTCCCTTCCTGTGGTGTCCCTGCTTCCAAATTCCTTACTTGTTCATGTTTCCCATGCTCCAAACGCCTGCTACATTACATATACTGTGCCTGCTACAACGCCTCACTATTCACTCACTTCAGCTGATGGAATAGATACTGTCATGCCTCTTATTCTTGGTGGGTTGATCCTAACTTAGGTCTGGAACCCATACTCCTCCTGGTAATCGTCTTCCATGTGGGCGGTTTTGAATGTCTGTTACTATTGCCTCCTGAAAGTTGCAAGTTACTAGGACTATGGGATTCCTTAGAATTGGTTTTTGTTGCTGGGAGACGATACACCTTTGTACCAACTGTTGGTTCCTGCAGCTTGCCTATATCCCAATCACCTTTGGTGTTCCACCCATATCGTAGTCTCCATTCTCAGACTTGCTGGCTAAGGCGGCTTTTCTTAATCTACGAGAAAGTATTTGAAGTGGCGTGTCTGTGGCATGGCTGTCTTTCCTGGATTCTGATGTAGTTGATCTTgcagaataaaaaggaaatatattaGACAGTAGACACCAGTTCTCCAATGCAACAAATGCCACTGAGAGTAGAACCAAACTTAGACCCAATTTTTCCTTGCCAAATATCCAATCCTCATAATTTTGAAAGATTTCCCGTTAAATTAGggttttgaatttctttttccttggtAAGGCTCAGAAGTCTGGGATTTACTTCTAATCATAAAAGCAATTTGCTCCTGTTTCTAGATTTCTATGGGCATTGATGgccatttgattttttattttattttttgataagtattgATGACCATTTGATTTATTGAACCTGAGGTTGAATTCTTGATCAGACAGCGTTCAGATTTCCtttatgttttttagaacaatattttttgtaaaggGTTTTgaataatgattctaaaaataaaacaaagccTTCTCACATGAATGCACTTACCATTAAGAATTTGATCGATCACGCTCTCTTTGGATGCGCCAAAACAAACAATGGGCCAATCTTTCAACCTTCTTTAACCACTGACCAAGCCTTTGAAACTGTAGCTGAATAGAAGGCCCTTGACtgagaaaggaagaaagaaaagaaaagacagaCAAAGTGTATAGGGTTAAGATTTCAGTGGGTGAAGGTGGAGATGTGGATAATGGTATTTTTATCCTTTCACA contains these protein-coding regions:
- the LOC100250903 gene encoding urease accessory protein D, giving the protein METGFVAVEKIGGRSTVTRCFSKYPLKFIIPRKVGSSITDAVWIYSLTYGGGIVSGDSISCGFTIGDGCTTVLTTQASTKVYKSVGSKCSEQVLEARIGSNALLAIIPDPVTCFSTARYSQKQVFRVFSDSCLVIVDWITSGRHATGEKWDFELYKSSNHIFLDDQPLFLDTVLLEQGSVSSIAERMKDYQVIAMLVLLGPTLKHIQNQVQEDVKRMMSEQLRFPSTATGRHRSSDHRLLKPTFIASCSPFGPKGIGVVVRIAATTTESVYSFLRHQLAGMEPLLGVPPYC
- the LOC100854962 gene encoding uncharacterized protein LOC100854962; the encoded protein is MSLITRSSRHHFLSTFCRNSAIFSRKLSQAAANKVDDESEEEVEIDQRRLPADYDPANFDPTQHRSPPTARVFRLVDEIAGLTLVEVAELSSILRKKLGMKEPPVVAIMKPGAAAAVSGGGMKAASAAKEEKKPEKTVFELKLESYEAASKIKIIKEVRSFTDLGLKEAKDLVEKAPSVLKAGVSKEEGEQLVEKLKALGAKVVLE